From Suncus etruscus isolate mSunEtr1 chromosome 6, mSunEtr1.pri.cur, whole genome shotgun sequence, one genomic window encodes:
- the TLX3 gene encoding T-cell leukemia homeobox protein 3 codes for MEAPASAQTPHPHEPISFGIDQILNSPDQDSAPAPRGPDGAGYLGGPPGGRPGAAYPSLPASFAGLGAPFEDAGSYSVNLSLAPAGVIRVPAHRPLPGAVPPPLPSALPAMPSVPAVSSLGGLNFPWMESSRRFVKDRFTAAAALTPFTVTRRIGHPYQNRTPPKRKKPRTSFSRVQICELEKRFHRQKYLASAERAALAKSLKMTDAQVKTWFQNRRTKWRRQTAEEREAERQQASRLMLQLQHDAFQKSLNDSIQPDPLCLHNSSLFALQNLQPWEEDSAKVPAVTSLV; via the exons ATGGAGGCGCCCGCCAGCGCGCAGACCCCGCACCCGCACGAGCCCATCAGCTTCGGCATCGACCAGATCCTCAACAGCCCGGACCAGGACAGCGCGCCCGCGCCGCGGGGCCCCGACGGCGCCGGCTACCTGGGCGGGCCCCCCGGGGGCCGGCCGGGCGCCGCGTACCCCTCCCTGCCCGCCTCCTTCGCCGGCCTCGGCGCGCCCTTCGAGGACGCGGGCTCCTACAGCGTCAACCTGAGCCTGGCGCCCGCCGGCGTGATCCGGGTGCCCGCGCACAGGCCGCTGCCCGGGGCCGTGCCGCCGCCCCTGCCCAGCGCGCTGCCCGCCATGCCCTCCGTGCCCGCCGTGTCCAGCCTGGGCGGCCTCAACTTCCCCTGGATGGAGAGCAGCCGCCGCTTCGTCAAGGACCGCTTCACAG CCGCGGCGGCGCTCACGCCCTTCACCGTCACCCGGCGCATCGGCCACCCCTACCAGAACCGGACGCCCCCCAAGCGCAAGAAGCCGCGCACGTCCTTCTCCCGGGTGCAGATCTGCGAGCTGGAAAAGCGCTTCCACCGCCAGAAGTACCTGGCCTCGGCCGAGAGGGCGGCGCTCGCCAAGTCGCTCAAGATGACGGACGCGCAGGTCAAGACCTGGTTCCAAAACCGGAGGACCAAGTGGAG GCGGCAGACGGCGGAGGAGCGGGAGGCGGAGCGGCAGCAGGCGAGCCGGCTCATGCTGCAACTGCAACACGACGCCTTCCAGAAGAGCCTCAACGACTCCATCCAGCCCGACCCGCTCTGTCTGCACAACTCGTCGCTCTTCGCGCTGCAGAACCTGCAGCCCTGGGAGGAGGATAGCGCCAAGGTCCCCGCCGTCACCTCTCTGGTGTAA